A region from the Agrobacterium cucumeris genome encodes:
- the phoU gene encoding phosphate signaling complex protein PhoU, with protein sequence MTQTTTHSHILSAYDDELKFLTRRIAEMGGLAEQMCADAVRALVNSDAALAQKVISDDAILDHSEREIGDKAIVTIARRQPVAADLREIIGTLRIAGDLERVGDLGKNTAKRVIAVAGTGVPRKLARGLEHLSELALVQLKEVLDVYSTRSAEKANAIRERDEEIDAMYTSLFRELLTYMMEDPRNITTCTHLLFCAKNIERIGDHATNIAETIYYMATGSQPEGERPKDDSSNTLGSVTE encoded by the coding sequence ATGACACAGACAACGACCCATTCGCATATTCTGTCCGCTTATGACGACGAATTGAAGTTCCTGACGCGCCGCATCGCCGAAATGGGCGGTCTGGCCGAGCAGATGTGCGCCGACGCCGTGCGCGCGCTGGTCAATTCCGATGCTGCGCTTGCGCAGAAGGTCATTTCCGACGACGCGATCCTCGACCATTCCGAGCGGGAGATCGGCGACAAGGCCATCGTCACCATCGCCAGACGGCAGCCCGTCGCGGCCGATCTTCGCGAAATCATCGGCACGCTGCGTATTGCTGGCGATCTCGAGCGCGTCGGTGATCTCGGCAAGAACACTGCCAAGCGCGTTATCGCCGTTGCCGGCACCGGCGTGCCGCGCAAGCTCGCCCGCGGTCTCGAACATCTGTCGGAACTGGCGCTGGTGCAGCTCAAGGAAGTGCTCGACGTCTATTCCACCCGTTCCGCCGAGAAGGCCAATGCCATCCGCGAGCGTGACGAAGAAATCGACGCCATGTACACGTCGCTCTTCCGTGAGCTTCTGACCTACATGATGGAAGATCCGCGCAACATCACCACCTGCACGCATCTTCTGTTCTGCGCCAAGAACATCGAGCGTATCGGTGATCATGCGACGAATATCGCTGAGACAATTTATTACATGGCCACTGGCAGCCAGCCGGAGGGCGAGCGTCCGAAGGACGATAGTTCCAACACACTCGGTTCGGTGACCGAATAA
- the phoB gene encoding phosphate regulon transcriptional regulator PhoB, translating to MVPKIAVVEDEEALSVLLRYNLEAEGYDVDTIPRGDEAEIRLQERIPDLLILDWMLPGVSGIELCRRLRMRPETERLPIIMLTARGEESERVRGLATGADDYVVKPFSTPELMARVKAMLRRARPEVLSSVLKCGDIELDRETHRVHRKSREVRLGPTEFRLLEFLMTSPGRVFSRSQLLDGVWGHDIYVDERTVDVHVGRLRKALNFSHMQDVIRTVRGAGYSMEA from the coding sequence ATGGTGCCCAAGATTGCAGTTGTGGAAGACGAGGAAGCGTTGAGCGTCCTGCTTCGTTACAATCTCGAGGCTGAGGGATACGACGTCGACACGATACCCCGTGGCGACGAGGCGGAAATCAGGCTGCAGGAACGTATTCCGGATCTTCTCATCCTGGACTGGATGTTGCCCGGTGTTTCCGGCATCGAACTGTGCCGGCGCCTGAGAATGCGGCCCGAAACCGAACGCCTGCCCATCATCATGCTGACGGCGCGCGGTGAAGAAAGCGAGCGGGTACGCGGTCTTGCCACCGGTGCCGACGATTATGTCGTCAAGCCGTTTTCGACGCCGGAACTCATGGCCCGCGTCAAGGCTATGCTGCGCCGGGCCCGCCCGGAGGTTCTTTCGTCGGTGCTGAAATGCGGCGATATAGAACTCGATCGCGAAACCCACCGCGTTCACCGCAAGAGCCGCGAAGTGCGTCTCGGACCGACGGAATTCCGCCTGCTGGAATTCCTGATGACATCTCCGGGTCGGGTGTTCTCTCGCTCGCAGTTGCTGGACGGCGTCTGGGGCCACGATATCTACGTGGATGAGCGCACCGTTGACGTTCACGTCGGACGTCTGCGCAAGGCGCTCAATTTTTCGCACATGCAGGATGTCATCCGCACCGTTCGCGGTGCCGGATATTCGATGGAAGCCTGA
- a CDS encoding GcrA family cell cycle regulator yields MNWTDERVEKLKKLWAEGLSASQIAAQLGGVSRNAVIGKVHRLNLPGRVKAGGPVTSARSAPKRTAAPAPRATNFTARVNAAPARTMSRSNAATALHEEIDIETAQVLDYVPSRNVVTPISRRLTLTELTERTCKWPVGDPLKDDFHFCGCEALESSPYCKFHAKLAYQPVSERRKA; encoded by the coding sequence ATGAACTGGACAGACGAGCGGGTCGAGAAACTCAAGAAATTGTGGGCCGAAGGACTGAGCGCCAGCCAGATAGCAGCGCAGCTGGGCGGCGTAAGCCGTAACGCCGTGATCGGCAAGGTCCACCGCCTCAATCTGCCGGGACGCGTCAAGGCTGGCGGACCGGTCACTTCGGCACGCTCCGCACCCAAGCGCACTGCGGCCCCCGCTCCGCGCGCGACAAATTTCACGGCACGCGTCAACGCGGCACCGGCCCGGACCATGAGCCGTTCGAATGCAGCAACCGCTCTTCACGAAGAGATCGATATCGAAACCGCGCAGGTTCTCGATTACGTTCCTTCCAGAAATGTCGTGACGCCGATTTCCCGTCGCCTGACGCTGACGGAACTGACCGAACGCACCTGCAAGTGGCCGGTCGGCGATCCCTTGAAAGACGATTTCCACTTCTGCGGTTGCGAAGCGCTGGAATCCTCACCCTATTGCAAGTTCCATGCGAAGCTCGCCTACCAGCCGGTCAGTGAGCGCCGCAAGGCTTGA